The following proteins are encoded in a genomic region of Sorangiineae bacterium MSr12523:
- a CDS encoding PEGA domain-containing protein: MIPSVLPRFLAACALASVLAAPAPLHAEPPRAPTEADRLFEAGRDASVKGDFARACQYFRESLRLDPTAVGTLINLGDCEENQGHPDVALAYYEQAFARLSVKDDRLPLVHERISSLEKRSARLELRLGGGAPAETTVTLDGRVLGPKELGVSLLLPAGNHLVVVTAVGYRGSRQGVSLGSGEARKLAVWPGPPLEEAVPTFVENTAQGPRDRERHASVLRALGIGALGLGIASVWVGSVTGLFALDREHLRRDNCDANNACNATGYDAARSGDTFATVSTITFAAGAVAIAGGLYLVLTNRPAPSPTTAIEPLVSPRGGGLTLRHSF, from the coding sequence GTGATCCCCTCCGTCCTTCCGCGTTTCCTCGCCGCCTGTGCCCTGGCCAGTGTCCTCGCCGCGCCGGCGCCTCTGCATGCCGAGCCGCCCCGGGCACCCACCGAGGCCGATCGCCTTTTCGAGGCCGGGCGCGATGCCTCCGTCAAAGGCGACTTTGCGCGCGCCTGCCAGTACTTCCGCGAGAGCCTCCGCCTCGACCCCACCGCCGTCGGTACCTTGATCAACCTTGGCGATTGCGAAGAGAACCAAGGTCACCCCGACGTCGCCCTTGCGTATTACGAGCAAGCTTTCGCGCGTCTCTCCGTCAAAGACGACCGCCTCCCCTTGGTGCACGAGCGCATCTCGTCCCTCGAAAAGCGCTCCGCACGCCTCGAATTGCGCCTCGGCGGCGGCGCACCCGCCGAGACCACGGTAACCCTCGACGGCCGGGTTCTCGGGCCCAAGGAGCTTGGCGTCTCGTTGCTTCTCCCGGCGGGCAACCACCTCGTCGTGGTCACCGCCGTCGGCTACCGAGGCTCGCGCCAGGGCGTCAGCCTCGGCTCGGGCGAGGCGCGGAAGCTCGCCGTGTGGCCCGGCCCCCCGCTGGAGGAGGCGGTGCCCACCTTCGTCGAGAACACGGCGCAAGGCCCGCGCGATCGCGAGCGCCACGCCAGCGTCTTGCGCGCGCTCGGCATCGGCGCGCTCGGGCTCGGGATCGCGAGCGTCTGGGTCGGCAGCGTTACCGGGCTTTTTGCCCTGGATCGCGAGCACCTTCGCCGTGACAATTGCGACGCCAACAACGCGTGCAACGCCACCGGCTACGACGCCGCGCGCTCCGGCGATACATTCGCCACCGTGAGCACGATCACCTTTGCGGCCGGCGCCGTGGCGATTGCGGGTGGGCTTTACCTCGTGCTGACCAACCGCCCCGCGCCGTCGCCGACGACGGCCATCGAGCCCCTCGTGTCGCCGCGCGGGGGAGGTCTCACGCTCCGGCACTCGTTCTGA
- a CDS encoding protein kinase: MQAEANLDQTVLDIVDARVGTVIRNKWHVDALLGTGGMAAVYAATHRNGNRVALKVLHLQLSIDQALSKRFKREGYAANAVQHPGVVRVLDDDVTEDGAAFLVMELLDGETAAHRAERLGGRLPVQDVLTIIDGVLDILGTAHGGGIVHRDIKPENIFFTRDRTVKLFDFGIARLRNSGGPVSHTATAMGTPAFMPPEQALGHMDKVDALSDVWATGATMYTLLSGRLVHEYETANEVLIAAATRSALSLAEVAPDVAPEIVEVVDRALSYDKARRWSSAKAMQHALRAAEESLSSSWGRISLVAAEASGSHPRISRVSVPGVPWRDTLSHVLRPPFGQEGQEMADTTGAELSVSVAKPAAPKLRGWVVAATSGLLVALALVGSFVVMGKMRPPPTPSVAVETPPPPAPVSASEPEPPASSETPVDLELSNPSPAATGKGGATHKSRKPPPREPPREKTWLDRRK; the protein is encoded by the coding sequence GTGCAGGCCGAGGCAAACCTCGATCAGACTGTGCTCGACATCGTCGATGCGCGGGTCGGCACAGTCATCCGGAACAAATGGCACGTCGATGCCCTCCTGGGCACCGGCGGGATGGCGGCCGTCTATGCTGCGACGCATCGGAATGGAAACCGTGTCGCGCTGAAGGTGCTGCACCTGCAGCTGTCGATCGACCAGGCCCTGAGCAAGCGCTTCAAGAGGGAAGGGTATGCGGCCAATGCCGTTCAGCATCCGGGCGTGGTGCGGGTGCTCGACGACGACGTGACGGAAGACGGCGCGGCCTTCTTGGTGATGGAGCTGCTCGACGGTGAGACCGCGGCCCACCGCGCGGAGCGTCTCGGCGGGCGCTTGCCCGTGCAGGACGTGCTCACGATCATCGATGGCGTGCTGGACATTCTCGGTACCGCGCATGGCGGCGGCATTGTGCATCGTGACATCAAGCCGGAAAACATCTTCTTCACGCGCGACCGGACGGTGAAGTTGTTCGACTTCGGGATCGCGCGTCTGCGCAATAGCGGAGGGCCCGTTTCGCATACGGCGACCGCGATGGGGACGCCGGCCTTCATGCCGCCCGAGCAGGCCCTGGGGCACATGGACAAGGTCGATGCGCTCTCCGACGTGTGGGCGACGGGCGCAACGATGTACACCTTGTTGTCCGGTCGGCTGGTGCACGAATACGAGACCGCCAACGAGGTGCTCATTGCCGCGGCGACGCGTTCGGCGCTGTCGCTTGCGGAGGTGGCTCCCGACGTCGCCCCGGAAATCGTGGAGGTCGTGGACCGGGCGCTTTCGTACGACAAGGCCAGGCGGTGGTCGAGCGCCAAGGCCATGCAGCATGCCCTGCGGGCGGCCGAGGAGTCGCTGTCGTCGTCGTGGGGGCGAATTTCGCTGGTCGCGGCCGAAGCGAGCGGAAGCCATCCGCGGATTTCGCGGGTGTCGGTTCCCGGGGTTCCTTGGCGCGACACGCTATCGCACGTGTTGCGTCCGCCGTTTGGGCAAGAAGGCCAGGAGATGGCCGACACCACGGGGGCGGAGTTGTCGGTCAGCGTGGCGAAGCCGGCGGCCCCCAAGCTCCGTGGCTGGGTGGTGGCGGCCACGTCGGGATTGCTGGTGGCGCTGGCCTTGGTTGGGAGCTTCGTGGTGATGGGGAAAATGCGGCCGCCGCCTACTCCGAGCGTCGCCGTCGAAACACCGCCGCCGCCGGCACCGGTTTCGGCCAGCGAGCCCGAGCCTCCGGCCTCCAGCGAGACCCCGGTCGACCTGGAGCTCTCCAATCCATCTCCCGCGGCCACGGGAAAGGGGGGCGCCACGCACAAGTCCCGCAAGCCGCCGCCGCGCGAGCCTCCCCGCGAAAAAACCTGGCTCGATCGCCGCAAGTGA
- a CDS encoding ROK family protein, whose translation MSEEIRLGIDLGGTKVEGIVIRRRGDDIETLAKMRRPTERERGYEHILDVTAQVLAETERQAGLKDIARIGVGMPGSETQEGFVKNANTTALNGRPFRADLVARVGRPIVFANDANCFALAETVLGAARGSRVTFGVIMGTGVGGGIVIADEGTPRVWDGAQGIAGEWGHVVLEPERGLACYCGRRGCIETLLSGPFLEKAYAARSGERRKLVDVVARRESDPAAQSTLDHLVETFGRAMATVVNVLDPDVIVLGGGVSNIDVLYDAGTEALRRWAFTDKLRTKVVKHAVGDSAGVFGAAFLPK comes from the coding sequence ATGTCCGAAGAAATACGCCTGGGAATTGACCTTGGCGGCACCAAAGTCGAAGGAATCGTGATTCGCCGTCGCGGCGATGACATCGAAACACTCGCCAAGATGCGGCGCCCGACGGAGCGGGAACGCGGTTATGAGCACATCCTCGATGTCACTGCCCAGGTGCTCGCCGAAACGGAGCGTCAGGCTGGGTTGAAGGACATTGCACGCATCGGCGTGGGCATGCCCGGAAGTGAGACGCAGGAGGGCTTCGTCAAGAATGCCAACACCACCGCGCTCAACGGGCGCCCCTTCCGCGCCGATCTCGTGGCGCGCGTCGGCCGGCCCATCGTCTTCGCCAACGATGCCAACTGCTTCGCGCTCGCCGAGACCGTTCTCGGAGCAGCCCGCGGCTCGCGCGTCACGTTCGGCGTGATCATGGGCACGGGCGTGGGCGGCGGCATCGTCATCGCCGATGAAGGAACGCCGCGCGTTTGGGATGGTGCCCAAGGCATCGCCGGCGAATGGGGCCACGTGGTGCTCGAGCCCGAGCGCGGCCTGGCGTGTTACTGCGGCCGCCGCGGATGCATCGAGACCCTTCTCAGCGGACCATTCCTCGAGAAAGCCTACGCCGCCCGCTCCGGTGAACGCCGCAAGCTGGTCGACGTGGTGGCCCGCCGCGAGAGCGATCCCGCCGCGCAATCGACGTTGGATCATCTCGTCGAAACCTTCGGCCGCGCCATGGCCACCGTTGTCAACGTGCTCGATCCCGACGTCATCGTCCTCGGCGGCGGCGTCTCCAACATCGACGTCCTCTACGACGCAGGCACCGAAGCGCTTCGCCGCTGGGCCTTCACCGACAAGCTCCGCACGAAGGTCGTGAAGCACGCCGTCGGCGACAGCGCCGGCGTCTTCGGGGCAGCGTTTCTGCCGAAGTAA
- a CDS encoding M4 family metallopeptidase, whose amino-acid sequence MGKRIGLLGLVILGCGSNAGPGDTTEARTQSASLVETLSHESEDAWEWASDPELGTPAHVAGRSAPLLTGSVSAKDATMAFLNRFREQYNMRDPESQFSVTREHRDELGMTHVRLQQVERGIPVQNAEMMAHYDDTGALRTIDSNYVAGLDAVDIVPAFDAERALVRAREELRNVVSDQEARIWTAPELVIHAVDGATPALAYHVVLRTEFPALHRMDYLLDAHTGDVLRAFDDIETMEGTGKGVRGDSKKLQIAQSGSSYILDDRTRTPNGIRTFTANNTENLPGTLLTSTSATSWDQSVESGAGAAVDAHYYAGKVYDYYKTQHGRNGIDGNDGALISVVHFSQNLLNALWDGTQMVYGDGDGTTSRALSASLDVVGHELTHGVTENTSKLVYQKQPGAINESISDIFGSIIEHSIEPNDKNNALLGENVFISGKPFRDLVHPGDPTLDLPQPAHLSKFLNTTQDNGGVHINSGIPNNAFYLMTKGGTNDVSNINVAYGIGWDKAAQLWYRTQTKYLTSSANFSQLANGTLQSATDLKFSQNQKNIIECAWIAVGVITAPSSCRSITAEVNSAGGDAGLPSGKDGGQSASPGNGNNDEDVFSTGKSGCAMGGSHDAAPSLFGGALGLGMLLVRRRIRRSCPAS is encoded by the coding sequence ATGGGCAAACGAATCGGGCTACTCGGACTCGTGATCCTGGGCTGCGGCAGCAACGCCGGCCCGGGGGACACGACCGAGGCGCGCACGCAGTCCGCGAGCCTCGTCGAAACGCTGTCGCACGAGAGCGAAGATGCCTGGGAGTGGGCCTCGGATCCGGAGCTGGGGACACCGGCGCACGTCGCGGGGCGTTCGGCGCCGCTCCTCACGGGCAGCGTGTCGGCGAAGGATGCCACGATGGCGTTTCTGAACCGGTTCCGGGAGCAGTACAACATGCGCGATCCCGAGAGCCAATTCAGCGTCACACGCGAGCACCGCGACGAGCTGGGGATGACCCACGTGCGCCTGCAGCAAGTCGAGCGCGGAATCCCCGTGCAGAACGCGGAGATGATGGCGCACTACGACGATACGGGCGCACTGCGGACCATCGACTCGAACTACGTCGCGGGCCTGGACGCGGTGGACATCGTGCCGGCCTTCGACGCGGAGCGTGCGCTCGTGCGCGCCCGCGAAGAGCTGCGCAACGTCGTCAGCGATCAAGAGGCGCGCATCTGGACCGCGCCCGAGCTGGTCATCCATGCGGTGGATGGCGCCACCCCTGCCCTCGCGTACCACGTCGTGCTGCGCACGGAATTTCCGGCGTTGCACCGCATGGACTACCTGCTCGACGCGCACACGGGCGACGTGCTGCGCGCATTCGACGATATCGAGACCATGGAAGGCACCGGCAAAGGGGTGCGCGGCGACTCGAAGAAGCTCCAGATCGCGCAATCGGGTAGCAGTTACATCCTCGATGACAGGACGCGCACACCGAACGGCATCCGCACCTTCACGGCGAACAACACCGAGAACCTTCCGGGAACGCTCCTCACCTCCACGAGCGCGACGAGCTGGGATCAATCGGTGGAGAGCGGCGCCGGTGCGGCGGTGGATGCGCACTATTACGCCGGCAAGGTGTACGACTATTACAAGACGCAGCACGGTCGCAACGGGATCGACGGCAACGACGGCGCGCTCATTTCGGTGGTGCACTTCTCCCAGAATTTGCTCAACGCCTTGTGGGACGGCACGCAGATGGTTTACGGCGACGGCGACGGCACCACCTCGCGTGCCCTCTCCGCGAGCCTGGACGTGGTCGGCCACGAGCTTACCCACGGCGTGACCGAAAACACGTCGAAACTCGTGTACCAAAAGCAACCGGGGGCCATCAACGAGTCCATCTCCGACATTTTTGGCTCGATCATCGAGCACTCCATCGAGCCGAACGACAAGAACAATGCCCTATTGGGCGAGAACGTCTTCATCAGCGGCAAACCATTTCGGGATCTCGTGCACCCGGGCGATCCCACCCTCGATTTACCGCAACCGGCGCACCTTTCGAAGTTCCTCAATACGACCCAGGACAATGGCGGGGTGCACATCAATTCGGGCATTCCGAACAATGCCTTTTACTTGATGACCAAAGGCGGCACCAACGATGTATCCAACATCAACGTGGCATACGGCATCGGCTGGGACAAGGCCGCTCAACTTTGGTATCGCACGCAAACCAAGTATCTGACGTCGAGCGCCAACTTTTCTCAATTGGCCAATGGAACCTTGCAGTCGGCGACGGATTTGAAGTTTTCGCAGAACCAGAAAAACATCATCGAGTGTGCCTGGATTGCCGTGGGCGTGATCACGGCGCCGTCCTCGTGCAGGAGCATCACGGCCGAGGTCAACAGCGCAGGCGGTGACGCCGGATTGCCCAGCGGCAAGGATGGCGGACAAAGCGCAAGTCCTGGCAACGGCAACAACGACGAAGACGTCTTCAGCACGGGCAAGAGCGGCTGCGCCATGGGCGGCTCGCACGATGCCGCGCCGTCGCTGTTCGGCGGTGCGCTGGGGTTGGGCATGTTGCTCGTCCGCAGGCGGATCAGGAGGTCGTGCCCTGCATCTTGA
- a CDS encoding HAMP domain-containing histidine kinase — protein MTSLRIRVAVATILVTIPVGLLLLWYDAARQHEVAERLLAGHVESRMATERDRCEAAPESFGGELPGGPPRHLGPPPPGPPPPGAPPPPPHGPPPPPPRPRARPAVIFAYDTELRSRNPKAPAIPESLVRAIRDASVAVAPTRFLSTDVEVLVAMPWRTGPCAYMFGRGSTDPGWGVLPESNLWLLPTVAVFAAMLLALGPVVRRIQKLTEAVQASAKSAYASAITEDGRDEIGELARAFNAAGVEIRARERALRDFLANTTHDVMIPLTVLQGHLASLRENGARGEPLDARILVSAMAEAHYMASLVHNLSAVARLEAAEAPTVKDTVDLTALVQRVVARHRPIARELGVALESSVPGDAVHVLGDVTLLEQAASNVTYNAIRYNRKGGHVAVILERTRGDGFSLRVIDDGPGIPEAQRSRLAERGVRGDEARTRAPDGQGLGLHIAYRAVRLHGFELTLEDSEYGGLEVKMQGTTS, from the coding sequence ATGACCAGCCTGCGCATTCGGGTTGCGGTCGCCACCATTCTCGTGACCATCCCCGTGGGGCTGCTTCTCCTCTGGTACGACGCCGCTCGCCAGCACGAGGTTGCCGAGCGGCTGCTCGCGGGGCACGTCGAATCGCGCATGGCCACCGAGCGCGATCGCTGCGAGGCCGCGCCCGAGTCCTTCGGCGGCGAATTGCCCGGAGGCCCGCCGCGCCATCTCGGTCCACCGCCGCCTGGCCCCCCTCCGCCGGGGGCCCCGCCTCCACCGCCCCACGGTCCGCCGCCGCCTCCTCCTAGGCCGCGCGCGCGCCCTGCCGTCATTTTTGCGTACGATACCGAGCTGCGCTCGCGCAATCCCAAGGCGCCGGCCATTCCGGAGTCTCTCGTGCGCGCCATCCGAGATGCGTCGGTGGCGGTCGCGCCCACGCGTTTTCTCAGCACCGACGTCGAAGTCCTGGTCGCCATGCCATGGCGCACCGGTCCTTGTGCCTACATGTTCGGGCGTGGAAGCACCGATCCCGGGTGGGGCGTGCTCCCCGAATCGAACCTGTGGCTGCTCCCCACCGTCGCGGTTTTCGCCGCGATGCTCCTCGCGCTCGGCCCCGTCGTCCGGCGCATTCAGAAGCTCACCGAGGCCGTCCAAGCCTCTGCCAAAAGCGCCTACGCCAGCGCCATCACCGAGGACGGCCGCGACGAAATCGGCGAGCTCGCGCGCGCCTTCAACGCCGCCGGTGTCGAAATCCGCGCACGCGAACGCGCCTTGCGCGATTTCCTCGCGAACACCACGCACGACGTCATGATCCCGCTCACCGTCTTGCAAGGCCACCTCGCCTCCCTGCGCGAGAACGGCGCACGCGGTGAGCCGCTCGATGCGCGCATTCTCGTTTCGGCGATGGCCGAGGCGCACTACATGGCGTCGCTCGTCCACAACCTGAGCGCCGTCGCGCGGCTGGAGGCCGCGGAAGCCCCGACCGTGAAGGACACCGTCGATCTCACCGCGCTGGTGCAGCGCGTGGTCGCACGGCATCGCCCCATTGCGCGCGAGCTTGGGGTAGCGCTCGAGAGCTCGGTGCCCGGCGACGCCGTGCACGTCCTGGGCGACGTGACCCTGCTCGAGCAGGCCGCGAGCAACGTCACCTACAACGCCATCCGCTACAACCGCAAAGGCGGCCACGTGGCCGTCATCCTCGAGCGCACACGAGGCGACGGCTTTTCCCTTCGCGTCATCGACGACGGTCCCGGCATTCCGGAAGCGCAGCGTTCACGCCTCGCCGAACGCGGTGTCCGCGGCGACGAAGCGCGCACCCGCGCCCCGGATGGGCAGGGCCTCGGTCTTCACATCGCGTACCGCGCCGTGCGGCTTCACGGCTTCGAACTGACCCTCGAAGACTCCGAATACGGAGGCCTGGAGGTCAAGATGCAGGGCACGACCTCCTGA
- a CDS encoding response regulator transcription factor — protein sequence MSRRVLLVEDDSELGAQIVHRLRDNGFEAEWWREGRRVTQEDLRGFDLVIVDLMLPGVYGMDMLKDVRACSEVPVLVLSARDATADKVRALKLGADDYMTKPFWPEELLERVRARLRRPALGRGDVLEAGALRIDRARREVQWKGERIELTRVEFEFLSALAERPGEAMTRRALAERALDPERDGGERTLDVHVSRLRKKLAQMGETSLIETVWGIGYRLAP from the coding sequence ATGTCGAGGCGTGTGCTCCTCGTCGAGGACGATAGCGAGCTGGGTGCGCAGATCGTTCATCGGCTTCGCGACAATGGATTCGAGGCGGAGTGGTGGCGGGAGGGGCGCCGTGTCACCCAGGAAGACCTTCGCGGCTTCGATTTGGTCATCGTCGATTTGATGCTGCCGGGCGTCTACGGCATGGACATGCTGAAGGACGTGCGGGCCTGCTCGGAGGTGCCCGTTCTCGTTCTCAGCGCGCGCGATGCGACGGCCGACAAAGTGCGCGCGCTGAAGCTCGGCGCCGATGACTACATGACCAAGCCATTCTGGCCGGAGGAGCTCCTGGAGCGCGTGCGCGCGCGGTTGCGCCGGCCCGCTCTGGGCCGCGGCGACGTGCTCGAGGCCGGGGCGCTGCGCATCGATCGCGCACGGCGCGAGGTGCAGTGGAAGGGAGAACGCATCGAGCTCACGCGCGTCGAGTTCGAGTTCCTTTCCGCGCTGGCCGAGCGGCCAGGGGAGGCGATGACCCGGCGTGCGCTCGCCGAGCGGGCGCTGGATCCCGAGCGCGATGGCGGCGAGCGCACGTTGGACGTGCACGTCTCGCGGCTCCGCAAGAAGCTCGCGCAGATGGGCGAGACATCGCTCATCGAGACGGTCTGGGGCATCGGCTATCGGCTTGCGCCATGA
- a CDS encoding protocatechuate 3,4-dioxygenase has protein sequence MKYLSGGLTKRVDEELRIISRRKALRGIGAAFVAAPFAKLLIGCSSDGDAGTSSGTGTDSGTGTDSATNADAIGTGEAGAWATGGTAVMTGNYPDPFTSGLGSACTLTCAATLGPCYAQTIERKDISEGHDGLPVRLAFLVVDESCTPVANASIDIWHCAPEGLYSGSDASDFCTSGDATARAARWFRGVQTTDSNGRVDFDTCFPGWYSSRTIHIHFTIRINGTEYVTSQLVFDDALDDEIVSTQPLYNTRGARDTTNTNDNVVGGADLANYTFETARMSDGAMLAWKAIVVRSSTSTALCSIGGGGGGPRDGGGPRDGGGPPPP, from the coding sequence ATGAAATATCTTTCCGGTGGTTTGACGAAGCGGGTCGACGAAGAGTTGCGGATCATCTCGCGACGCAAGGCTTTGCGCGGCATCGGCGCCGCGTTCGTGGCGGCACCGTTTGCCAAGTTGCTCATCGGGTGCTCGTCCGATGGCGATGCGGGCACCAGCAGCGGTACGGGAACCGACAGCGGTACTGGAACGGACAGTGCGACGAACGCGGATGCGATCGGCACCGGTGAGGCGGGCGCATGGGCCACCGGCGGAACGGCGGTGATGACTGGGAATTACCCCGATCCGTTCACATCGGGCTTGGGCTCGGCGTGCACGCTGACGTGCGCCGCGACCTTGGGACCGTGCTACGCGCAGACCATCGAGCGAAAGGACATCAGCGAAGGCCACGATGGCCTGCCCGTTCGCCTTGCGTTTCTCGTGGTCGACGAGTCGTGCACGCCGGTGGCGAATGCCAGCATCGACATCTGGCACTGCGCCCCCGAAGGGCTCTACTCCGGCAGCGACGCGAGCGACTTTTGCACGAGCGGCGATGCCACCGCACGCGCCGCTCGATGGTTTCGCGGCGTGCAGACCACCGATTCGAACGGGCGCGTGGACTTCGACACGTGCTTTCCCGGCTGGTACAGCAGCCGCACGATTCATATCCACTTTACGATACGCATCAACGGCACGGAGTACGTGACGTCGCAGCTGGTCTTCGACGATGCGCTCGACGACGAGATCGTGAGCACGCAGCCGCTCTACAACACGCGCGGCGCGCGCGATACGACGAACACGAACGACAACGTGGTCGGGGGCGCGGACCTGGCCAATTATACCTTCGAGACGGCGCGCATGAGCGACGGTGCGATGCTCGCGTGGAAAGCCATCGTGGTTCGCTCCTCGACCAGCACAGCGTTGTGCTCGATCGGGGGTGGCGGTGGCGGTCCCAGGGACGGCGGCGGTCCGAGAGACGGTGGCGGGCCGCCTCCTCCGTGA
- a CDS encoding DUF692 domain-containing protein has translation MKVGLGLRWEFIEELLERMPEELDFLEIAPENYIGRGGYHREALARLAGRYPLLAHGLSLSLGGTEPLDATFLRELRAFLDEVRAPFHSDHLCFGSSGGRVLHELLPIPFSRESLVRVADRVRHAADVLGRPVAVENISYYLTLNDDDAMEEPDFLSELCERADCGLLLDVNNAFVNATNFGFDAANWLDRAPLERAVQIHVAGGEWMSIPGDERLLVDTHGADVPDPVLALLARALPRTGPVPIVVERDFTIPPLDALLDEVRKVRAVAERALPGAAGITSA, from the coding sequence GTGAAGGTCGGTCTCGGTCTCCGGTGGGAGTTCATCGAGGAGCTCCTCGAGCGCATGCCCGAGGAGCTCGATTTCCTCGAGATCGCCCCCGAGAATTACATCGGGCGAGGCGGCTACCACCGCGAGGCGCTCGCACGCCTCGCGGGCCGCTACCCGCTGCTGGCGCACGGTCTCAGTTTGTCGCTCGGCGGGACGGAGCCGCTCGATGCGACCTTCCTGCGCGAACTGCGCGCGTTCCTCGATGAGGTGCGCGCGCCCTTTCACTCGGACCATTTGTGTTTCGGTTCCAGCGGCGGGCGTGTGCTTCACGAGCTGCTGCCCATTCCGTTCTCGCGCGAGTCGTTGGTTCGCGTGGCCGATCGCGTGCGGCATGCGGCCGATGTGCTGGGGAGGCCCGTCGCCGTCGAGAACATCAGTTATTACCTGACGCTGAATGACGATGATGCGATGGAGGAGCCGGACTTCCTCTCCGAGCTGTGCGAGCGCGCCGATTGCGGGCTTCTTCTCGACGTGAACAACGCGTTCGTCAACGCCACGAACTTCGGTTTCGACGCGGCAAATTGGCTTGATCGTGCGCCGCTCGAGCGCGCCGTGCAGATCCACGTGGCCGGTGGCGAGTGGATGAGCATCCCCGGCGACGAGCGCCTGCTCGTGGACACGCACGGCGCAGACGTTCCCGATCCGGTTCTCGCGCTTCTCGCTCGTGCCCTTCCGCGCACCGGGCCTGTTCCCATCGTCGTGGAGCGCGATTTCACCATTCCGCCACTCGACGCACTGCTCGACGAAGTCCGCAAGGTGCGGGCTGTCGCCGAGCGTGCGCTCCCCGGCGCTGCGGGAATTACCTCCGCGTGA
- a CDS encoding sigma-70 family RNA polymerase sigma factor encodes MQRSQSLKVISRSYWKPIYKYVRLRWRKLPAEAEEITQEFFARALERTTLQSYDPGQARFRTFVRMCVDRLVIDMDRQHYAKKRGGAVSLLRLDFGLAEEEIEREAPVEDPEAVFDAEWVKALVDTAVESLRTTCEREGRKIHFRAFELFHLRDDTDRSTYETIASTLGISITDVNNRLSYARREFRAALLEALRNCTGSEQEMQDEARIVLGLSL; translated from the coding sequence GTGCAGCGATCGCAATCGCTCAAGGTCATTTCGAGGTCGTACTGGAAGCCGATTTACAAGTACGTTCGCCTTCGCTGGCGCAAGCTACCCGCCGAGGCCGAGGAGATTACCCAGGAGTTCTTCGCGCGTGCCCTCGAGCGCACGACGTTGCAATCGTACGATCCGGGTCAAGCACGGTTTCGCACGTTCGTTCGCATGTGCGTGGATCGACTCGTCATCGACATGGACCGTCAGCACTATGCCAAAAAGCGGGGTGGCGCCGTGTCCCTTCTTCGGCTCGATTTCGGACTTGCGGAAGAGGAGATCGAGCGGGAAGCTCCAGTCGAAGATCCCGAAGCCGTGTTCGACGCGGAATGGGTAAAAGCCCTGGTCGATACGGCGGTCGAATCGCTTCGTACCACCTGTGAGCGTGAAGGAAGGAAAATTCACTTTCGAGCCTTCGAGCTCTTTCACCTGCGGGATGACACGGACCGCTCGACTTACGAAACCATTGCCTCCACGCTCGGTATCTCGATTACGGACGTCAACAACCGCCTTTCTTACGCTCGACGCGAGTTCCGAGCCGCGTTGCTCGAGGCGCTTCGCAACTGCACCGGAAGTGAGCAGGAGATGCAAGACGAAGCACGGATCGTGTTGGGACTTTCCTTGTGA